From Kangiella sp. TOML190, one genomic window encodes:
- the rpsJ gene encoding 30S ribosomal protein S10, which translates to MAKQRIRIRLKAFDHKLIDLSTSEIVNTAKRTGAQVKGPIPLPTRKERYTILISPHVNKDARDQYEIRTHKRLVDIIEPTEKTVDALMKLDLAAGVDVQISLT; encoded by the coding sequence ATGGCAAAGCAACGTATTCGAATCAGATTGAAAGCATTCGATCACAAGTTGATTGACTTATCGACTTCAGAGATCGTGAACACTGCTAAGCGTACTGGTGCTCAGGTTAAAGGTCCTATTCCTTTACCAACTCGTAAGGAGCGCTACACCATCTTGATTTCACCTCACGTGAATAAAGATGCTCGTGATCAGTACGAAATTCGTACGCACAAGCGTTTAGTAGATATCATCGAGCCAACTGAGAAAACAGTTGATGCATTGATGAAATTGGATTTAGCAGCGGGTGTTGATGTTCAAATTAGTCTTACTTAA
- a CDS encoding DUF1501 domain-containing protein yields the protein MTSKKVNRRDFLKLGAGALATAGLANWPQAGLAAANPPSDYKAIVNIFFLGGNDGFNMVIPRSDFEYDEYAASRQNLAVAKSDLLAINPITAGGAQYGLHPMMSEVQQLFSDGRLGVMANVGNLIQPVTKAQLENPNTPRPRQLFSHNDQQDQWRYGDPNTEQSGWGGRLMDYKIADNTNPLLTGMAIGGRSKWLVSQQNLDISINRNGFDNYSYVRPDANWTQNRRTAFQSLLHQNYGNAFAQEFSGTQKRTMDLVEQVGSLINDLPEFTTSLPEQQNRLAESLRMVGRMIAIREQLGMTRQVFYVAMGGFDTHDDQLQNQPALLQQISQALKYFYDLTVELGVENSVTSFTSSEFGRTLTSNGDGTDHAWGNHQLMMGGSVRGGDIYGTMPSLEIGGIDDYRDDGRIIPTSSVEQYAKPILDWYGMDANQLATILPNLSAFDANALDFML from the coding sequence ATGACATCTAAAAAAGTAAACCGCAGAGATTTTTTAAAGCTTGGTGCTGGTGCTTTGGCTACGGCGGGACTAGCCAATTGGCCCCAAGCGGGCTTAGCTGCTGCCAATCCGCCGTCGGATTACAAAGCAATCGTGAACATCTTTTTCTTGGGTGGTAATGATGGTTTTAATATGGTTATTCCGCGCAGTGATTTTGAATACGATGAATACGCGGCTTCGCGGCAAAATTTAGCCGTAGCTAAATCTGACTTACTGGCCATTAACCCAATCACAGCCGGTGGTGCTCAATATGGACTACACCCTATGATGAGTGAAGTGCAGCAGCTTTTCTCAGACGGCAGACTAGGCGTAATGGCTAATGTGGGTAACTTGATTCAACCTGTTACTAAAGCCCAGCTTGAGAACCCGAATACACCGCGACCAAGGCAACTGTTTTCGCATAACGACCAGCAGGATCAATGGCGTTATGGCGACCCTAACACAGAGCAGTCGGGTTGGGGCGGTCGTCTTATGGATTATAAGATAGCCGATAACACCAATCCATTGTTAACGGGAATGGCTATCGGTGGTCGCTCGAAATGGTTAGTTAGCCAACAAAACTTGGATATTTCCATTAATCGCAATGGTTTTGATAACTATAGCTATGTTCGTCCGGATGCGAATTGGACCCAGAATAGACGTACTGCTTTTCAAAGTTTATTGCATCAAAACTACGGTAATGCTTTTGCTCAAGAATTCTCGGGTACTCAAAAAAGAACCATGGATCTGGTGGAGCAAGTAGGCAGTTTAATCAATGATCTGCCGGAATTCACAACGAGTTTACCCGAGCAGCAAAATCGTTTAGCGGAGAGCTTGCGCATGGTTGGTCGTATGATCGCGATCCGCGAACAACTTGGTATGACTCGTCAGGTGTTTTATGTGGCTATGGGCGGTTTTGATACGCATGACGACCAACTTCAAAACCAACCAGCATTGCTACAGCAGATCAGCCAAGCACTTAAGTATTTCTACGATCTAACGGTGGAGTTAGGCGTCGAGAACTCAGTGACTAGCTTTACTAGCTCAGAGTTTGGTCGAACTCTGACCTCCAATGGCGATGGTACCGATCATGCCTGGGGAAATCATCAGTTGATGATGGGCGGTTCAGTGCGCGGTGGCGATATCTATGGCACCATGCCGAGCTTGGAGATCGGTGGTATCGACGATTATCGTGATGACGGGCGGATAATTCCAACCAGCTCAGTAGAGCAGTACGCTAAACCAATTTTAGATTGGTATGGTATGGATGCTAATCAGTTGGCTACTATTTTGCCGAACTTGAGCGCTTTTGATGCCAATGCTTTGGACTTTATGTTGTAG
- a CDS encoding DUF1800 family protein: MRKLLKPFAILLTSLVLYACGGGSDSETTTTTPPPTGGGNPPPPVTKAEAVRLLQQATFGTRMQDIDEVVDRGIEDWIDWQLSLPATKHLDYYNEVTIEDDNTWSQHINAWWDRSLTAEDQLKQRVAFALSQILVIGQSGVSAGGQDGVRSLSNYYDVLLTEGLGNYRQLIESVTLNPVMGEYLSMLRNEKPDLEKNIRPDENYARELMQLFTIGLVELELDGEVKTGSQGNPIPTYNQDIIEGFAHVFTGWTWSNAERFKWWDENRDLLGPMKAFADYHAEGEKQVLNGVVIPAGQTPEQDLEQALDNIFNHPNVGPFISKQLIQKLVTSNPSNAYVQRVATIFNNNGAGVRGDMKAVVKAILMDDEARSGTTSSDKIFGKVKEPILRLTALWRAFDAKTTNGIYDFRWVNNDFAQGPLQSPSVFNFFSPFYSPQGQFKDNDWVAPEMQIHSEGTMAKMTNHLHWRALSLNNFARANPDENDIVIDITRERDLANDIDALIDHLNLLLLAEQMSDELKLALTDFLNSFGEEDYEDKAADAIGLIITSPEFAVQR; this comes from the coding sequence ATGAGAAAGCTATTAAAACCCTTTGCCATTTTGCTTACAAGTCTAGTGCTATACGCTTGTGGTGGTGGCTCCGATTCGGAAACTACCACTACTACACCGCCACCTACCGGCGGCGGTAATCCTCCACCTCCGGTTACCAAAGCTGAAGCGGTTCGTTTGCTACAACAAGCTACTTTTGGTACCCGAATGCAAGATATCGATGAAGTTGTCGATAGGGGGATCGAGGATTGGATTGATTGGCAACTGAGCCTGCCTGCGACTAAGCATTTAGACTATTACAACGAAGTCACGATTGAAGATGATAATACCTGGAGCCAGCATATTAATGCTTGGTGGGATCGCTCTTTAACCGCTGAAGATCAGTTAAAACAAAGAGTTGCTTTTGCCTTAAGCCAGATATTGGTCATTGGACAGTCAGGAGTTAGTGCTGGAGGCCAAGACGGTGTGCGCTCACTTTCCAATTATTATGATGTATTACTGACAGAAGGTTTGGGTAACTATCGTCAGTTGATTGAGTCAGTCACCCTAAATCCAGTGATGGGTGAATACTTGAGTATGCTGCGTAATGAAAAGCCTGACTTGGAAAAAAATATTCGTCCGGATGAGAACTATGCAAGAGAGTTGATGCAGCTTTTCACCATTGGCTTGGTCGAGCTTGAGCTTGATGGTGAGGTTAAAACCGGTAGTCAGGGCAATCCTATCCCTACTTACAATCAGGACATTATTGAAGGTTTTGCCCACGTATTTACCGGCTGGACCTGGAGCAATGCGGAAAGGTTCAAATGGTGGGATGAGAATCGAGATCTGCTTGGTCCAATGAAGGCCTTTGCCGATTATCATGCGGAAGGCGAAAAGCAAGTATTAAATGGAGTTGTGATCCCTGCCGGCCAAACGCCAGAGCAGGACTTAGAGCAAGCACTGGACAATATTTTCAATCATCCTAACGTTGGCCCTTTTATTTCTAAGCAATTGATTCAGAAATTGGTTACCAGCAATCCTTCTAATGCTTATGTGCAGAGAGTGGCTACCATTTTTAACAATAATGGAGCGGGTGTTCGGGGCGATATGAAAGCCGTTGTTAAAGCCATTTTAATGGATGACGAGGCTCGTAGCGGAACCACTTCTAGTGACAAAATTTTCGGTAAAGTAAAAGAGCCTATTTTGCGCTTGACTGCTTTGTGGCGCGCTTTTGATGCGAAAACGACCAATGGTATTTATGACTTTCGCTGGGTAAACAACGACTTTGCTCAGGGCCCTTTACAATCACCCAGTGTCTTTAATTTCTTTTCGCCATTTTATTCACCGCAAGGTCAATTTAAAGATAATGACTGGGTCGCTCCTGAAATGCAGATTCACTCTGAAGGGACTATGGCTAAAATGACCAATCATTTGCATTGGCGAGCGCTTAGCTTGAATAATTTCGCTAGAGCTAATCCAGATGAGAATGATATTGTTATAGATATTACTCGAGAACGAGATTTGGCCAATGATATAGATGCTTTGATCGATCACTTAAATTTATTATTGTTAGCCGAACAAATGAGTGATGAACTCAAACTAGCATTGACTGATTTTCTAAACAGTTTTGGTGAGGAAGATTATGAAGATAAAGCGGCTGATGCCATTGGTTTAATTATTACATCGCCAGAATTTGCGGTTCAACGATAA